TCCTCGGCGGAGGCGCTTTTATATTGTCCGCAGAAATTTTGCTGCCGCCGTAGACGGTTATGCCTTCGTCGATTAAATCATGCACCAACGCTTCACAGGAACGGGGAGTTCCGCCGAAAACTACTGCGGAGCCGCCCTTGTCCATTATCGTTTTCAAATCTTCCGTCAGCAGCGACAGATTCCCGCCCCAAACAGAAAGCTGCTTTGCCGTAAAATGTATCACGTCTCGGACATTGGTTTCATATGACGCCCGAACAAAGGTGTCAAGGTAAACAGCGCCGCGCTTTTCAAACAAAGATTCGAGTTCGGCCATACTGATGTAATACCTGTCAAGCCCTTTGCACAGTACGCCGTCCTCAAGCAGCACTTTCACATCTTCCCCATGCTGCCACAGCGTATTCTTCGCACGCTCATAAGTCCGCGACGGCTCGCTGACAAAAAGGATGGCGTCCGGCGCGTATTCAAATATGGTCGCCGGCTTTCCGCCGTAACAAAGCGGAAGGTATCTGTCGTTTGACGGGAGCATTGAGCCTCCGCGCAGCCTCTCTATATCCTTGGAAAGTGACTGTATGGCCTTTTCCGCGGATTTTGTCTTAAGGCCATTTTTGAGCGACTCGATTTTAGAAGCCAGGTCTTCCATTGAATCAAAAACCACTTCAACGGCCGGCGTGATAAGGATTGAGTCAACGCTCTCGAGCCGCCTTTGCGATTCGGTGTCGAAATAGCTTATCGTGTCTGGCTCATCGCCCCAGAACTCAATGCGGACAGGCCTTTCAGTATGCGGCGGGAATACGTCAATTATTCCTCCGCGAAGCGCATACTGCCCCATACCGCTGACTTCATCTGAACGGACATAACCAGCACCTATAAGCGCTTGTACGACATCGTTCAGCGAAATCTCAACGCCTCTTTTTAACTCAATTGTACGCTTTTTATATTCCTCTAAGGGGATGGTAAGTTGCATGACGGCGTCTGCGCAGGCAACGACAGCTTTAAAATCGCCCTGTGCCATGCGCCCCAGAACGCGGAGGCGCTCGTGCTCATATTCATGGGATACGCCCTCAACTTGCCTGAGCGTGAAGTCACGCGAGGGGAAGAAATACACACCGCCGCCAAAAAAGGTAGTAAGGTCCGACACCATCTTTACGGCTTCCTGTTCGTCCGGAGCTATGACAAAAACTTTCTTGTTCTTCTGTTCCGCAAGCGCGTAAACAGCATGGGCTTTATTGACTCCGGAAAGACCAGTTGCCGAAACATGGCGTGACAAATCGACCGCACTTGAAAGAGCGCGGAATTCTGGTAATTTGTTTAGGATTTCTGCTAAAAACTTCAATCAATCACCATCAGACGTTTATTGTAATCCATTTAATCAAAGTTAGTTAAAATCATTCATTGCCTTTGCCGTGCCGTCGGTTATGATTGTTTCGACTGCGGCTACGGCGCGGGTTACCGCGTCACTAATCAAAGCCGCGTCCTCTTCCGACGGTCTGGCCAGCACCCACGCGGCGAGGTCGTAGTCGGGGTTTGGTTTTCCGCCGACACCGACTTTGACGCGCGGGAAAACATCTGTGCCGGAAAGGTAGATGATATTTTTAATGCCATTGTGCCCGCCGTCCGAGCCCTTCGGTCTGACCCGTATTTTGCCGGGCGGCAGAGATATATCGTCATACAGGACTATTACATGGTCCATGGGTATTTTATAAAAATCAGCAGCGTCTCTGATAGCTTCTCCGCTGAGATTCATAAAGGTCTGCGGTTTTAACAGAAGTACCCTATGCCCGCAGAGCATTGCGTCGCCGCAAAGTGATTTAAATTTAATCCGGTTTACCTTTGCCCCGCATTTTTCAGCAATCGCGTCGAGGACAGCAAAACCTGTGTTATGTCTTGTTCCTTCATATTCTCGTCCGGGATTGCCAAGCCCCGCGATTATATATTCAATCCTGCCGGGCGCTTCCTCTGTGTCCTTTTTTCTTTTTATGCCGAACATTTTATCCTCCAAGGGATTATTTTTTCCTGTTTTTCAGTTTTTTCTCCGCCCAGCCGTCAATATTCTGCTGCCTTGAACGTGCAACAGAAAGGGCTCCGTCCGGGATATCCATAGTAATCGTGGAACCGGCAGCCGTATATGCCCCGTTGCCGACCTTGACCGGCGCGATAAGGTTTGTATTGCAGCCTATGAAGGCGTTGTCGCCGATTATGGTTCTGCTCTTCTTGACGCCATCGTAATTGACGGTTACGACGCCGCACCCGAAGTTTACCCCGCCGCCGACGTCGCTGTCGCCGACATAGGTTAAATGGGCTATCTTTGTGCCGCAGCCGATATTGGAATTTTTAACCTCTACAAAATCGCCGATATGGACGTTTTCAGCAATGACGCAGTCAGGACGCAGCTGGGAGAATGGGCCTACTGTGACATTGTTTCCGATCTTGGAATTGCGAGCCTGTGAAGCATTGAATACAACATTGTCGCCCAAAACGCAGTTATCAATCAGGGAATTCGGGCCGATTTGACAGCCGATGCCTATTTTGGTCTTGCCCTTTATTATTGTCCCGGGCAGAATGACAGTGTCATAGCCTATTTCAGCGTCAGGGCTTATGCTGACACCGCTTATATCGGTGATAGTGACGCCGGCGTCAAACAGCTTCTCAAAAACTAGCTGCCTTGCGATATTATTAAGCTCCAAAAGCTGCTTCCTGGAGTTTGCCCCTGCGGTATATTTCATATCGACAATGCAGGTTCCGGCACGCAGCCCCTGTCCGCTGATTATTTTTACTGTGTCGGTCAGGTAGTATTCATGCTGGGCATTATCGCCATTGAGATGTGAGAGGGCTTCCAGCAGAACATCTGTTTTAAACCAGTAAGCTCCTGCATTTATCTCTTTGATTTTGCGTTCATCGTCAGTGGCGTCTTTTTCCTCAATTATGCCTTTGACATTGCCCGAGCTGTCTCGGACGATTCTGCCGTAACCGAATGGGTTATCTGCAATTGATGTTAAAATCGTCACGTCATTTTTCTTGTTTTTATGTTCAAGGTAAAAAGACTTGATTAACGAACTGTCAATAAAAGGCGTGTCGCCGTTGAGGATAAGTACATCTTCTGGTTTTGTCTGCTCAAGATATTCCCGGGCTTGCATCACCGCGTGTCCGGTGCCGAGCTGCTCTTCCTGAAGGACATATGTGTATTTCTGTCCGCGCTTGTTAAGGTGCTCCGAAACCTGGTCAGCGTTATGGCCGAGTACAACACAGATATTATCAATGTCTGCCTCTGTAACCGAATCCATTACCCAGTCAATCATAGGTTTGAAGAGCACTTCGTGCAACACCTTAGATTTATCCGATTTCATGCGCTTTCCCTCGCCCGCAGCGAGGATAACCGCGGCCGCCTTTCCCAAGAAAAACCCTCCTGTTATTGGCTATTAAAAGCCGATTCCTGATTTTAGGCAAGAATAATTGCCCTTGCTTTGGAACAGGGCCGCAAAATAAAATCAGCAGATTTTATTTGCAGACATATTCTCAGCAAAGGATTCCGATAGTTTATGTTTGATTTGCCTATTCAAAATTAGTTTTAAACACATTAATAATTATGGCAGTTTTGCAAACTAAATTCAAGAGTTACATAAACTTTTATACTTAATTGTAATCAAAACCCATAATAACTTTAAATTTACATTTAAGGTAGAATTTTATATCCTTCAACAGTATGTGTTAGGTTAATTTTGGAACCCATAAAACTGATTTTAGAAAAAAATTGAACAAAACTATGCTAATTTTTATAAAAATTCAAAGAAACTTATGGCATAGAAACCATATAAGTGTTATAATCTTATAAGGTTGTGCGTTATGGATTTTTCCATGCGCGTATCCTCTAATATTAAAATTTACAGGAGGTAATTCCAGTGAGCCACAAGTATGTCTATCTGTTCAAGGAAGGCACCGCTCAAATGCGCGAGCTTCTCGGTGGAAAAGGTGCAAACCTCGCCGAAATGACAAACCTCGGCATGCCGGTTCCACAGGGCTTTACAATAACAACAGAAGCCTGCACCAGATACTACGAAGACGGCAAAAAGATCAATGATGAGATAATGAGCCAGATCGAAGAGTATCTGAAGAAAATGGAAGAGATCTGCGGAAAGAAATTCGGTGACCCCGAAAATCCGCTGCTGGTATCAGTACGTTCTGGTGCCCGTGTTTCAATGCCCGGTATGATGGACACAATCCTCAACCTTGGTCTTAACGACACTGTTGTCGAGGGCCTCAAGAAACTGACAAACAATGAGCGCTTTGCCTACGACTCATATCGTCGTTTTATCCAGATGTTCTCCGATGTTGTTATGGGTATTCCGAAGTCTGAGTTCGAAGATGCTATTGATGAACTCAAGGCTAAGAAAGGCGTAAAGCTCGATACTGAACTCGACGCCAATGACCTTAAGGGACTCGTTACAACATTCAAGGGCATCTATAAAAAGCACCTCGGAAAAGACTTCCCGACTGATCCTAAGGAGCAGCTCATCGAGGCTGTTAAAGCTGTTTTCCGTTCATGGGACAACCCCCGCGCAAACGTATATCGCCGCATGAACGATATCCCGTACAGCTGGGGTACTGCTGTTAACGTCCAGATGATGGTATTCGGCAACATGGGCAACGATTCCGGTACAGGCGTTGCATTTACACGTAACCCTGCAACTGGTGAAAAGAAGCTCTTTGGTGAATTCCTGATGAATGCACAGGGCGAAGACGTTGTCGCCGGTATCCGCACTCCTCAGTCAATTGACCAGCTTGCCAATACTATGCCCGAAGTTTACAAGCAGTTCACTGAAATTGCAACAAAGCTTGAGAAACACTACCATGACATGCAGGATATGGAGTTTACCATTGAAAGAGGCAAGCTCTATATGCTCCAGACCCGTAACGGTAAACGTACTGCAACTGCTGCTCTGAAGATTGCTGTTGACCTTGTTTCCGAGGGCCTGCTCACTAAGGAAGAGGCTCTGCTCAAGGTTGATCCGAAGCAGCTTGACTCACTTCTCCATCCGCAGTTTGACGCGGAAGCTCTTAAGAAAGCGAAACCAATTGCTCAGGGTCTTGCGGCATCTCCCGGCGCTGCCTGCGGTAGAGTTGTCTTTACTGCTGAAGATGCTGAGGATTGGGCAAAGAATAAGAAAGAAAAGGTTATTCTCGTACGTCTCGAGACTTCACCTGAAGATATCGTCGGTATGGCAGTTTCACAGGGTATTCTTACCGTCCGCGGCGGTATGACATCCCATGCGGCTGTTGTTGCTCGTGGTATGGGTACCTGCTGCGTATCCGGCTGCGGCGCTATCAACATGCATGCCGAAGAGAAGTATTTCGAAGTCGGCGGCAAGATTATAAGAGAAGGCGACTATATCTCCATTGACGGTTCAACCGGTAATGTTTATGCTGAAGCTATCCCGACTGTCCCGGCCAGCATCACAGGTGACTTCGAAACATTCATGAATTGGGCTGACGAGGTCCGCACACTGCAGGTCCGCACCAACGCCGATACACCTCGTGACGCAGAGCAGGCTTACAAGTTCGGTGCACAGGGCATTGGCCTCTGCCGTACAGAGCATATGTTCTTTGATCCTGACCGTATCTTCGCAATGCGCGAAATGATCGTTGCCAAGACTGAAGAAGCACGCCGCGCAGCTCTCAACAAGCTCCTTCCGATGCAGCGCAGCGACTTCGAGGCCCTTTACGAGGCAATGCACGGCCTGCCGGTAACTATCCGTTATCTGGATCCTCCGCTTCATGAGTTCCTCCCGAACAAGGAAGAAGATATTGTAGCACTCGCAAAGGATCTCAAGATTTCAGTCGAAGAGCTCAAAGAAATTATCAACGGCCTGCACGAGTTCAACCCGATGCTCGGTCACCGTGGTTGCCGTCTTGCGGTCACATATCCTGAAATCGCAGAGATGCAGACACATGCTGTCATCGAAGCTGCAATCAACGTCAAGAAACGTCATCCGGATTGGCCAATCGTTGCTGAGATCATGATCCCGCTCGTTGGCGAAGTCAAGGAGCTTAAGTACGTTAAGGACGTTGTCGTCAAGGTTGCCGACGAAATCATCAAGAATTCCGGCGTTGACCTAAAGTACAATGTCGGTACTATGATCGAGATTCCGCGTGCTGCTCTCACAGCCGATGAAATCGCGAAAGAGGCTGAGTTCTTCAGCTTTGGTACAAACGACCTCACTCAGATGACCTTCGGCTTCTCACGTGATGACGCCGGCAAGTTCCTCGCTGACTACTATGACAAGAAGATTTACGAGTTTGATCCGTTTGCTAAGCTCGACCAGGAAGGCGTTGGCAAACTCGTCAAGATGGCTGCTCAGCTCGGTAAGCAGACCCGTCCTGACATCAAACTCGGTATCTGCGGCGAGCATGGCGGCGACCCGAGCACTATCGAGTTCTGCCACAATGTTGGCCTCAACTATGTATCCTGCTCACCGTTCCGTGTGCCGATTGCAAGACTTGCCGCGGCACAGGCAAAGGTTAAAGAGGGTAAATAAGCAATTAAGCCAATAATTGCTTAGCAACGATAAATCACCCGCCGGTTAAAAACCGGCGGGTGATTTTTGTCTGCAATAATAAAAAATGTTAAATCGGGGACACTTAGCATATAATTTTATATGTGTATTGAAAAAGCGCTGTTTTTGTTTTAGAATATTTTTGATTTGGAAGAAACTTTAAATAATACTGTCAGCAGAAAGGAATGAGGAAAATGGACGTTATGGAAGCAATAAAAGCAAGGCGCAGCATAAGGAAATTCAGTTCAAGGCCCATTGAAGAGGAAAAACTGTCTGCTGTGCTTGAAGCGGCAAGGCTGGCGCCCTCCGCCAACAACGCCCAGAGCTGGAAGTTCATCGTCGTACGGGATAAAGAAAAAATCAAGAAGCTGCAAGCAGCCTGTGGCAATCAGAAACAGGTCGGAGAGGCACCGGTTGTAATAGTAGTCTGCGCGACACGCCATCATAATATGACCTGCGGTCAGCCTGCGGAAACAATTGATGCTTCTATCGCCATGTCATTTATAATGCTCGAGGCCTGCGAACAGGGACTCGGCACCTGCTGGCTTGGATTCTTCTATCAAGATAAGGTCAAAGAGATTTTAGATATACCGGATGACGCAACAGTTGTCGCAGTAACGCCCCTCGGCTATCCCGACGAAAACCCTGCTATGAGGCCGAGAAAATCCGCTGCGGAGGTTATAAGCTTCGACAAGTTTTAATCCGCCTTATCTACAAGGGACATTACCGCATTGTAAATACTGGGCGCGCGCTTTTTTATGTTTACCGGCCGAAACGTTTTATCAGTCCATGCATGCATAGTTTCCCCTTTTACAATGATTTGGCCGCTCTCGGGGTCAACAATCTCATAATCAAAGAACAGCTTGACATAAGTTGCATTTGAAAGGCGCGTTTTTACGACATATTCCTTTCCATAGACGGCGGAGCTTATATACCTGCATTTGAGTTCAACTACCGGGAGGTAAAAGCCTTCTTTCTCAACTTCTGCATAGGAATAGCCGGCGGATTTAAAAAAATCCGTCCTGGCCGCTTCAAACCAGATTGGGTATACCGAGTGGTGCACGACTCCCATTTGGTCGGTTTCGGCATAGCGGACAACGATTTTTGTCTGTGAAATCATTTTCGACCTCCATGGATTATATGTCTTTCATTGTGACCTGTATTGTATTCGATAAAAACAGCATGGAAATGCTTCATTAGGTTAAACAGGCGGAACAGCTTTAAGAAGCTGTTTCCGCCGATTTTTTCTGCCGGATGACGAGGGAGGCATTTTAATTCCAATATAGGTGTGTACTGCAGGCAGATTATAATAACGGATTTTGGCAGGCATTTATATTATATCAAGTAAGGCAAAAATTATCAGCAGCTATATCAGCACTCACTCTGTTCATATTTTTGACGGACCACTGATTTCTCCGTCCATTTGCCCTGCAGATATCTTATGACGCTCGCCGCCCCTGTTATTAGCCATGTCAGCGCCGTCGCAATCCAGATTCCCCAGACACCGATTTGGCTTATCTTTGTCAGCGGCTCGGAAAGCCCGATTCTGCAAGTTATCTCTATGATACCGTTGATAAAGGAATATATCGTATCCCCTGCCCCGTTAAGCAGGCCCCTGGTTATGTATATAACCCCGAGCGGAAAATAACACAGGCTCGTAATCTTAAGGGCTGTGCTGCCTATTTCTATTACATCTGCCTCGCTGACAAACAGCCTCATTATGGGTCTGCCTAAGAATTGCGCCATCGGAAGCATACATAACGTGAAGACACCGATTATGATATAGCTTTTGCGGTATCCTTCTCTCACCCTGTCTATATAACCGGCGCCTATGTTCTGACCTGTATATGTGGAAACGGCTGAGCCAATTGAATTGTAGGGCTGTTGGACTATTTGCTCAATGCGGGAGGTTACGGTAAACGCCGCCACGACGACGGAACCAAAGGAATTGACCACGCTCTGAAGAATGACGCATGAGAAGGCAATCATAGAGCTTTGAAGCGCTGTCGGCAGGCCCAGCTTGACGCAGAGCTGTATTATCCCGATATCTGGCCTCAAGTAATCTTTCGGTATCTTGAAATGAGGATTTTTGACAAGTGCAAAGGCAAGGCTGCCAAGAGCCGCAGCGACCTGCGCTATAATCGTCGCAAGCGCAGTACCAAATACGCCCCATTTAAAGTCCAAAACAAAGAGAAAGTCAAGAAGAATGTTGACCACAATGGACGCGGTCAAAAAAATCAGCGGTGTGACGGAATCGCCCAGCGAGCGCAGAATCGCTGAAATGCAGTTATATGCGGCAATCGCTATAATGCCGATACTGGTCGTTTTTAAGAAAAGGTCAGAGTCGCCGATAATATTGTCGGGAGTGCCCAGCAACTGAAGTACCGGCCTTGAAAGAAAAAATCCCACTAAACTCATAAGCACTGCTGCGGCCAGCATTACATATACGGAATTTGCTATGGAGCGTTTTACGTATTCCTCGTCCTTGGCTCCAAAATATTGTGATATAATAATTCCGATTCCGGCTGACATGCCGTTGCACAGCGAAAAAAATAGAAATTGGACAGAACCTGTCGCACCGACAGCCGCTAAAGCGTCAGCTCCGATATATTTGCCCACTATGATCGAATCAATTATATTGTAGAATTGTTGAAATATATTCCCGATAAGCATTGGCAATGAAAACGTCAGCAGTAACCCTACTGGATTGCCAGATGTCATATCTTTGATGTTGTTCCTCATACTTTTTGTCCCCACACTGCTGTTTTGAATGCAGGTTTATGCATATTATAGCGCAGCATTATCGGGCAGACTAACTATTTTGTATTGAGTTATTGCTCATTTGTTGCTATTATTTAAGCTGATAGTTTATTTCGGATGTCAATATAAGGGGTATTAGGTTATATGCTTGACAGAAATATTTTTCAAAATCTCAATGAAGTAGGTTATCCCTTCATTCTATACTACAACAATTCTCCTGAGACATTCCCGCAGCATTGGCACAACTATATTGAGGTCATTTTATCCTATCAAGACTTCGTCCAGTATGATATCAACGGGCATTTGTATACGCTTTCTCCGTATGATATACTGTTCGTTTGGTCCGGAGAACTGCATGCCCTTGTCCATCAGCCACAGCCCTGCAAAGTGCTCCTGCTTCAGTTTGACTATCCCATAATTGGCAACCGGATTGAATTTCGCAATAAGCTGTACTTGTTTCACCAAGTGCGTCTGATAAAATCGAGTGAAAATCCCGCGCTGGCAGCGTCATTGGCTGAGAAATTGAACAATATAAAAGAGCTGTATTTTAGTTCTGATGATTTCAAAGAAGTCAAAATGTGTATTGAGCTTTATGAGATTTTCATGGCGTTGGGAAGTAATTTGTTGAATTCATCAGCTTTGCTGTCTTCGGAGACAAACTTAAAGCGAAACCGTGTAACCGAACGGATGGTTTCAATCTGCTCCTATCTTTCAAGCCACTGCACGGAAAATATTTCGATAGACGCCGCTGCCCGCCGCGCTGGTTTCAGCAAGTCCCATTTTTCAAGGCTTTTTAAAGAGTTTACAGCGGATTCTTTTACAAACTTTATGATAAAGGAACGGCTTCACAAGGCGGAAGAACTGCTTACTAATCCAAACCTGTCTATTACAGAGGCCGCTTTTAAGGCGGGCTTTAACAGCATCTCGACCTTCAACCGGATTTTTAAGCAGTATAAGCATTGTTCGCCCACCCAGTTTAGAAATTTATACAGGGCTTCACATACAGTATAACTGCAATATTACATAAAACTGGACAAAATATAACTGCCGCAGTATGTATTCGTGCTAAAATGGAAACTCAAGGGCAGCGGATGAAAAAATGTTTGACAAACAGGTCGTTTTAGAAAATTTCAAACTATTATAGAAGGTTTAAATTAAGGTTTTTGTTTTATGGAAGATATAAAATGCTTACTGATAAGGGTTTACGGTATAGTCCAAGGCGTGGGGTTCCGCCCGTTCGTCTCTCGAATAGCCGCAAAGGCGGGTATACTTGGGAGCGTATGCAACAAAGGCCCTTATGTGGAAATCATAGCGCAGGGTGACGATAAACAGCTTGCCGATTTTTTGGCCCGGCTTAAAACGCAGGCGCCGGAACGTTCCACGATACTGAAGATAGAGACATCAGAAATACCGGCAAAGAAACTGCACAAATTCGAAATTATTAAGAGTGGGCGCGAAAAAGGCGAGATATTCGTTTCCCCGGATATAGCCATCTGCAAAAAGTGCAAAGAGGAATTATTCGACAAGGAAAACAGGCGCTATCTGCACCCCTTCATAAACTGCACCGCCTGCGGCCCGAGGCTCACAATTCTCGATTCCATGCCCTATGACCGCGAAAGAACGAGCATGTCGGAATTTCCTATGTGCGCCGACTGCCACGATGAATATACCGACCCAAAATGCCGCAGGTATCACGCCCAGCCCGTCTGTTGCAACAAGTGCGGGCCGAGGCTTTATATACCGGGCAGTGAAAA
This DNA window, taken from [Clostridium] cellulosi, encodes the following:
- the pth gene encoding Peptidyl-tRNA hydrolase (High confidence in function and specificity), yielding MFGIKRKKDTEEAPGRIEYIIAGLGNPGREYEGTRHNTGFAVLDAIAEKCGAKVNRIKFKSLCGDAMLCGHRVLLLKPQTFMNLSGEAIRDAADFYKIPMDHVIVLYDDISLPPGKIRVRPKGSDGGHNGIKNIIYLSGTDVFPRVKVGVGGKPNPDYDLAAWVLARPSEEDAALISDAVTRAVAAVETIITDGTAKAMNDFN
- the glmU gene encoding Bifunctional protein GlmU (High confidence in function and specificity); protein product: MGKAAAVILAAGEGKRMKSDKSKVLHEVLFKPMIDWVMDSVTEADIDNICVVLGHNADQVSEHLNKRGQKYTYVLQEEQLGTGHAVMQAREYLEQTKPEDVLILNGDTPFIDSSLIKSFYLEHKNKKNDVTILTSIADNPFGYGRIVRDSSGNVKGIIEEKDATDDERKIKEINAGAYWFKTDVLLEALSHLNGDNAQHEYYLTDTVKIISGQGLRAGTCIVDMKYTAGANSRKQLLELNNIARQLVFEKLFDAGVTITDISGVSISPDAEIGYDTVILPGTIIKGKTKIGIGCQIGPNSLIDNCVLGDNVVFNASQARNSKIGNNVTVGPFSQLRPDCVIAENVHIGDFVEVKNSNIGCGTKIAHLTYVGDSDVGGGVNFGCGVVTVNYDGVKKSRTIIGDNAFIGCNTNLIAPVKVGNGAYTAAGSTITMDIPDGALSVARSRQQNIDGWAEKKLKNRKK
- the ppdK gene encoding Pyruvate, phosphate dikinase (High confidence in function and specificity); amino-acid sequence: MSHKYVYLFKEGTAQMRELLGGKGANLAEMTNLGMPVPQGFTITTEACTRYYEDGKKINDEIMSQIEEYLKKMEEICGKKFGDPENPLLVSVRSGARVSMPGMMDTILNLGLNDTVVEGLKKLTNNERFAYDSYRRFIQMFSDVVMGIPKSEFEDAIDELKAKKGVKLDTELDANDLKGLVTTFKGIYKKHLGKDFPTDPKEQLIEAVKAVFRSWDNPRANVYRRMNDIPYSWGTAVNVQMMVFGNMGNDSGTGVAFTRNPATGEKKLFGEFLMNAQGEDVVAGIRTPQSIDQLANTMPEVYKQFTEIATKLEKHYHDMQDMEFTIERGKLYMLQTRNGKRTATAALKIAVDLVSEGLLTKEEALLKVDPKQLDSLLHPQFDAEALKKAKPIAQGLAASPGAACGRVVFTAEDAEDWAKNKKEKVILVRLETSPEDIVGMAVSQGILTVRGGMTSHAAVVARGMGTCCVSGCGAINMHAEEKYFEVGGKIIREGDYISIDGSTGNVYAEAIPTVPASITGDFETFMNWADEVRTLQVRTNADTPRDAEQAYKFGAQGIGLCRTEHMFFDPDRIFAMREMIVAKTEEARRAALNKLLPMQRSDFEALYEAMHGLPVTIRYLDPPLHEFLPNKEEDIVALAKDLKISVEELKEIINGLHEFNPMLGHRGCRLAVTYPEIAEMQTHAVIEAAINVKKRHPDWPIVAEIMIPLVGEVKELKYVKDVVVKVADEIIKNSGVDLKYNVGTMIEIPRAALTADEIAKEAEFFSFGTNDLTQMTFGFSRDDAGKFLADYYDKKIYEFDPFAKLDQEGVGKLVKMAAQLGKQTRPDIKLGICGEHGGDPSTIEFCHNVGLNYVSCSPFRVPIARLAAAQAKVKEGK
- a CDS encoding nitroreductase (High confidence in function and specificity), producing the protein MDVMEAIKARRSIRKFSSRPIEEEKLSAVLEAARLAPSANNAQSWKFIVVRDKEKIKKLQAACGNQKQVGEAPVVIVVCATRHHNMTCGQPAETIDASIAMSFIMLEACEQGLGTCWLGFFYQDKVKEILDIPDDATVVAVTPLGYPDENPAMRPRKSAAEVISFDKF
- a CDS encoding hypothetical protein (Family membership), which codes for MISQTKIVVRYAETDQMGVVHHSVYPIWFEAARTDFFKSAGYSYAEVEKEGFYLPVVELKCRYISSAVYGKEYVVKTRLSNATYVKLFFDYEIVDPESGQIIVKGETMHAWTDKTFRPVNIKKRAPSIYNAVMSLVDKAD
- a CDS encoding putative efflux protein, MATE family (High confidence in function and specificity); translation: MRNNIKDMTSGNPVGLLLTFSLPMLIGNIFQQFYNIIDSIIVGKYIGADALAAVGATGSVQFLFFSLCNGMSAGIGIIISQYFGAKDEEYVKRSIANSVYVMLAAAVLMSLVGFFLSRPVLQLLGTPDNIIGDSDLFLKTTSIGIIAIAAYNCISAILRSLGDSVTPLIFLTASIVVNILLDFLFVLDFKWGVFGTALATIIAQVAAALGSLAFALVKNPHFKIPKDYLRPDIGIIQLCVKLGLPTALQSSMIAFSCVILQSVVNSFGSVVVAAFTVTSRIEQIVQQPYNSIGSAVSTYTGQNIGAGYIDRVREGYRKSYIIIGVFTLCMLPMAQFLGRPIMRLFVSEADVIEIGSTALKITSLCYFPLGVIYITRGLLNGAGDTIYSFINGIIEITCRIGLSEPLTKISQIGVWGIWIATALTWLITGAASVIRYLQGKWTEKSVVRQKYEQSEC